Proteins co-encoded in one Pirellulales bacterium genomic window:
- a CDS encoding aldehyde dehydrogenase family protein, which produces MQATEELIRSVVEQVLSQLGPRAHASNGSSFTGRHGVFTCVDDAVAAATEAFEQLSERSIADRRRIIDHIRRISIDDSVELGTMEMEETKIGRLPHKIEKLKTLGERTPGVEFLTSEVFSGDNGLAVIEHAPFGVIGAITPVTHSLPTITGNAVSMIASGNTMVVNPHPSGKRVAAEGVRRFNQAIYRDLGIDNLICVIAEPTIESADAIFNHRGVKLICVTGGPAVARAALRSSKRAIVAGPGNPPVVVDETADLDRAARCIIQGGAYDNNLLCIAEKEVFVVGDVFDKMMAAMDRAGAVRLGAKEVDALTRVAIASVGEGKDQHDVPAKEFLGQDAAVLARGIGKQISPDVELLFGETDEHNPFVSVEQMMPFVPFVRCRDVGEAIEKAKFYEHGFRHTAIIHSNNVRNMTHMGRVMDTTLFIKNGPCMAGLGLGGEGYLSFSVATPTGEGVTTPLTFTRQRRCTMVDDLRILGKA; this is translated from the coding sequence ATGCAAGCGACCGAAGAATTGATTCGCTCCGTGGTCGAGCAGGTGCTTTCGCAACTCGGCCCGCGGGCCCATGCCTCGAACGGATCGAGCTTCACCGGCCGGCACGGCGTCTTCACCTGCGTCGACGATGCCGTTGCCGCGGCCACCGAGGCATTCGAGCAACTAAGCGAACGGAGCATTGCCGATCGCCGCCGCATCATCGACCATATCCGCCGCATCTCGATCGACGATTCAGTCGAGCTGGGCACGATGGAGATGGAAGAGACCAAGATCGGCCGGTTGCCGCACAAAATCGAAAAGCTGAAAACACTCGGCGAGCGCACTCCCGGCGTCGAATTTCTGACCAGCGAGGTGTTCAGCGGCGACAACGGGCTGGCGGTAATCGAACACGCTCCGTTTGGCGTAATCGGAGCGATTACGCCCGTCACCCATTCCTTGCCGACAATCACCGGCAACGCCGTTAGCATGATTGCCTCGGGCAACACGATGGTGGTCAATCCGCATCCGAGCGGCAAGCGCGTCGCTGCCGAGGGCGTGCGGCGATTCAACCAGGCGATTTATCGCGACCTGGGAATCGACAACCTGATTTGCGTGATCGCCGAACCGACAATCGAATCGGCCGATGCGATTTTCAATCATCGCGGCGTGAAGCTGATCTGCGTCACCGGTGGGCCGGCCGTTGCCCGCGCGGCGCTGCGCAGCTCGAAACGGGCAATCGTGGCCGGGCCGGGCAATCCACCGGTCGTCGTCGATGAAACAGCCGATCTCGACCGCGCCGCCCGCTGCATCATCCAAGGGGGCGCGTACGACAACAATCTATTGTGCATCGCGGAAAAGGAAGTGTTCGTCGTCGGCGACGTGTTCGACAAGATGATGGCGGCGATGGATCGGGCCGGGGCCGTGCGGCTCGGGGCGAAGGAAGTCGACGCCCTGACACGCGTCGCCATCGCCAGCGTCGGCGAGGGGAAAGACCAACACGATGTGCCGGCCAAGGAATTCTTGGGACAAGATGCGGCGGTGTTGGCGCGCGGCATCGGCAAGCAAATCTCGCCCGACGTCGAGTTGCTGTTCGGCGAGACCGACGAACACAATCCGTTCGTGTCGGTCGAGCAGATGATGCCGTTCGTGCCGTTCGTCCGCTGCCGCGATGTCGGGGAAGCGATCGAAAAAGCGAAGTTCTATGAACACGGATTTCGCCACACCGCGATCATCCACTCGAACAACGTCCGCAACATGACGCACATGGGCCGAGTGATGGACACGACGTTGTTTATCAAGAATGGCCCATGCATGGCCGGCTTGGGCCTCGGCGGCGAAGGCTATTTGTCGTTCTCGGTGGCCACGCCGACCGGCGAAGGCGTCACCACCCCGCTGACGTTTACCCGCCAGCGCCGCTGCACGATGGTCGACGATCTGCGAATCCTCGGAAAGGCGTAA
- a CDS encoding EutN/CcmL family microcompartment protein, producing MFVAKVTGAVVATQKVATMVGHKLLVVEPYRLEPQQRGSLVTTGRTFVAVDTVGAGQGEFVLITQGSSARLTPETKSLPIDTVIIGIVDKVHVDSQCVFERETS from the coding sequence ATGTTCGTCGCCAAGGTAACCGGGGCCGTCGTCGCCACGCAGAAAGTGGCCACGATGGTCGGCCATAAACTGCTGGTGGTCGAACCATATCGGCTCGAACCGCAACAACGCGGGTCGCTGGTGACCACCGGCCGGACGTTCGTGGCGGTCGACACGGTCGGCGCCGGCCAGGGCGAGTTCGTGCTGATTACCCAGGGCTCGAGCGCCCGGCTCACGCCGGAAACCAAGAGCTTGCCGATCGACACCGTCATCATCGGCATCGTTGACAAAGTGCATGTCGACAGCCAATGCGTCTTCGAAAGAGAAACGTCGTAG
- a CDS encoding acetate/propionate family kinase, with amino-acid sequence MKILVANLGSTSFKYRLFDMADERQLARGGVERIGSRSGAADAPQSRWFAEIGSNRSEGVALVPDHAVAVRQCLEHLTDPNGGCLHDAGEVSAIGFKAVHGGRLSGVQRVTPEVLAAMEEMNHVAPAHNPPYVAAMRLLSERLPGIPLVAAFETGFHQTIPPRLRNYAIPQNWAESLHIERWGFHGASHRYIATRTAQLVAGEPSAPLASGGKVAEPSSPLSPGGRGAGPSAPLSPGGRGAGGEGASANDLRIISCHLGGSSSVCAIRGGRSVATSMGMSPQSGLPQNNRVGDFDPFALPLIVQQTGKSLDEVLHVLAEQGGLLGISGTSGDVRDLETAAAAGDERAQLALDIFTTSVRHYLGAYLVELGGADAIVFTGGIGENSAAVRSAVCQGLKSLGILLDAERNTSARGESRIDGPDSRVQLWIMPTNEELVVAWQCKQFLESAA; translated from the coding sequence ATGAAGATCCTTGTGGCCAACTTGGGCTCCACCAGCTTCAAGTATCGGCTGTTCGACATGGCCGACGAGCGGCAGCTTGCTCGCGGAGGCGTCGAGCGGATCGGTTCGCGCTCGGGCGCTGCCGATGCGCCGCAGAGCCGTTGGTTTGCCGAGATCGGATCCAACCGCAGCGAAGGCGTGGCACTGGTGCCGGATCATGCGGTCGCGGTGCGACAATGCTTGGAACACCTGACGGATCCGAACGGCGGCTGCCTGCACGATGCGGGCGAGGTGTCGGCCATCGGATTCAAAGCGGTGCATGGCGGCCGGCTGAGCGGCGTGCAGCGAGTGACTCCGGAGGTGCTCGCGGCGATGGAGGAGATGAACCACGTCGCCCCGGCACACAACCCGCCGTATGTCGCGGCGATGCGATTGCTCAGCGAGCGATTGCCGGGAATTCCGCTGGTGGCGGCCTTTGAAACCGGCTTTCACCAAACGATTCCGCCGCGGCTGCGAAATTACGCGATCCCGCAGAACTGGGCCGAATCGCTGCACATCGAGCGATGGGGCTTTCATGGAGCGAGCCATCGCTATATCGCCACGCGCACCGCACAGCTCGTGGCCGGCGAGCCTTCAGCTCCCCTCGCCTCTGGCGGGAAAGTGGCCGAGCCATCATCTCCCCTCTCCCCTGGCGGGAGAGGGGCCGGGCCGTCAGCTCCCCTCTCCCCTGGCGGGAGAGGGGCCGGGGGTGAGGGGGCCAGTGCAAACGATCTGCGGATCATCTCCTGCCATCTCGGCGGATCGAGTTCGGTGTGTGCGATTCGTGGCGGACGGAGCGTGGCCACGAGCATGGGAATGAGCCCGCAATCGGGATTGCCGCAGAACAATCGTGTCGGCGATTTCGATCCGTTTGCCTTGCCGTTGATTGTGCAGCAAACCGGCAAATCCCTCGACGAAGTGCTGCACGTTTTGGCCGAACAAGGTGGCTTGCTTGGCATCAGCGGCACTAGCGGCGACGTGCGCGATTTAGAAACCGCCGCCGCGGCCGGCGACGAGCGAGCGCAATTGGCGCTGGATATATTCACCACCAGCGTGCGGCACTACCTGGGCGCCTATCTCGTGGAACTCGGCGGGGCCGACGCGATCGTCTTCACCGGCGGAATCGGCGAGAACAGCGCGGCAGTGCGCAGTGCGGTGTGCCAGGGGCTCAAATCGCTTGGGATCTTGCTCGACGCCGAACGAAATACGTCGGCCCGTGGCGAAAGCCGTATCGACGGCCCCGACAGTCGCGTGCAGCTTTGGATCATGCCGACCAACGAAGAATTAGTCGTCGCCTGGCAATGCAAACAGTTTTTGGAATCGGCAGCGTAA
- a CDS encoding BMC domain-containing protein produces the protein MQSAIGLVETKGLIGLVEATDAMAKAANVQIVKRVSIGGGLVTTVVSGDVGSVRAAVEAGANAASQTGELVSSHIIPRPAEGLTNAFLG, from the coding sequence ATGCAAAGTGCAATCGGATTGGTCGAAACCAAGGGGCTCATCGGATTGGTCGAAGCGACCGACGCGATGGCCAAAGCGGCCAACGTGCAAATCGTCAAGCGGGTTTCGATCGGCGGCGGACTGGTCACCACGGTCGTTTCGGGCGATGTCGGCAGCGTGCGCGCGGCGGTCGAAGCCGGCGCCAATGCCGCGTCGCAAACCGGCGAACTAGTGTCCAGCCACATCATCCCCCGTCCGGCCGAAGGATTGACCAACGCTTTTTTGGGATAA
- a CDS encoding BMC domain-containing protein, with protein MAKVMEALGMIETKGFVALVEASDAMMKAANVQFLGWDKVGSGLVTAFVTGDVAAVKAATDAGAAAAGRIGEVVGVQVIPRPHDDIGIVLPPPGKKAAGGD; from the coding sequence ATGGCAAAAGTGATGGAAGCATTAGGCATGATCGAGACAAAGGGCTTCGTGGCCCTTGTCGAAGCGAGCGATGCGATGATGAAGGCCGCCAATGTCCAGTTTCTCGGTTGGGACAAAGTCGGCAGCGGATTGGTGACCGCGTTTGTCACCGGCGATGTAGCGGCCGTCAAAGCGGCGACTGATGCCGGAGCGGCCGCGGCCGGCCGGATCGGCGAAGTTGTCGGAGTGCAAGTCATTCCGCGTCCGCACGACGACATCGGCATCGTTCTGCCCCCGCCGGGCAAAAAAGCCGCCGGCGGCGACTGA
- a CDS encoding phosphate propanoyltransferase: MSSTVATTFDRSSVERIVRDIITARGAGVGATQQLPQPPAKLQTPNLVVSISARHCHLTDEHVETLFGSGHKLTPMKDLYQDGFFAAEETVMVVGPRRRMLPAVRVLGPTRPYTQVELAFTDAISLGLELPVRMSGNVKATPGCVLVGPKGVVELKEGVIRAERHVHMNFEHAAYYGVKNGGRMSLRIESPCPTVFDDLVVRADATSKLEVHLDTDEGNAADLDHATRVELFIRGEGRGARD; the protein is encoded by the coding sequence ATGTCCAGCACCGTTGCAACCACGTTTGACCGCTCCAGCGTCGAACGAATCGTGCGCGATATCATAACGGCCCGCGGCGCCGGCGTCGGGGCGACCCAGCAATTGCCGCAGCCACCGGCGAAATTGCAGACGCCGAATCTTGTGGTGAGCATTTCGGCCCGGCATTGCCATCTGACCGACGAGCACGTGGAAACGCTGTTCGGCTCTGGCCACAAGCTCACGCCGATGAAAGACCTCTATCAAGACGGCTTTTTTGCGGCCGAGGAAACGGTGATGGTCGTCGGACCGCGCCGGCGGATGTTGCCGGCGGTGCGCGTGCTCGGCCCCACGCGCCCCTACACGCAGGTCGAATTGGCCTTCACCGACGCCATTTCGCTCGGCCTGGAATTGCCGGTGCGGATGAGCGGCAACGTGAAGGCGACGCCCGGCTGCGTGCTGGTCGGCCCGAAAGGGGTCGTGGAATTGAAAGAAGGCGTGATCCGCGCCGAGCGGCACGTTCACATGAACTTCGAACACGCGGCCTATTACGGCGTGAAAAACGGCGGCCGCATGAGCCTGCGAATCGAATCCCCTTGCCCGACCGTGTTCGACGACTTGGTGGTGCGCGCCGACGCCACCAGCAAGCTGGAAGTGCATCTCGACACCGACGAAGGCAACGCCGCCGATTTGGACCACGCAACAAGAGTAGAACTGTTTATTAGGGGCGAGGGACGAGGGGCGAGGGACTAG
- a CDS encoding DeoR/GlpR family DNA-binding transcription regulator: MALAEERRNRLLELVRMRGFASLPELADQMGVSESTIRRDLDQLEGIGSAKRTHGGVFYTGTSPQLPPFDERQPAQWDKKRLVAQRASQLVQNGDTLLLDGGSTTYEVARLLVGRPLQIVTNSLPVANLFASAANTDLVVLGGYVYPRTGVTLGPYANHMLAGLSVRKTILSVAGINERGFFNSNLLLVETERAMMRCAEEVIVVADSTKFGHQSLANLCPLDAVHCLIVDDEIEAKWTQRLSDAGLNVLIAEKPMDTPAESK, translated from the coding sequence GTGGCATTGGCCGAAGAAAGGCGAAACCGACTGCTCGAACTCGTCCGAATGCGGGGGTTTGCGTCGCTACCCGAATTGGCTGACCAAATGGGCGTTTCCGAATCGACGATCCGTCGTGATTTGGATCAGCTCGAAGGGATCGGCTCCGCCAAACGGACGCACGGCGGGGTGTTTTACACCGGCACTTCGCCACAGCTCCCCCCTTTCGATGAGCGGCAACCCGCGCAATGGGACAAGAAACGGCTGGTCGCGCAGCGGGCAAGCCAGTTGGTGCAGAATGGCGATACGCTCCTGCTCGACGGCGGCTCGACGACCTACGAGGTGGCCCGGTTGCTCGTCGGCCGGCCCTTGCAGATCGTCACCAATTCGCTCCCGGTGGCGAACCTGTTCGCCTCGGCCGCGAATACGGACTTAGTAGTGCTCGGCGGCTATGTGTATCCGCGGACCGGCGTGACGCTCGGCCCCTATGCCAACCACATGCTCGCCGGCCTGAGCGTTCGCAAGACAATCCTGAGCGTGGCGGGGATCAACGAGCGGGGGTTTTTCAACAGCAATCTGCTGCTGGTGGAAACCGAACGGGCCATGATGCGTTGTGCCGAGGAGGTGATTGTCGTTGCCGACAGCACGAAATTCGGCCATCAAAGCCTCGCGAATTTGTGTCCCTTGGATGCCGTTCATTGCCTGATCGTCGACGACGAAATTGAAGCGAAGTGGACGCAGCGGTTAAGCGACGCCGGACTGAATGTGCTGATCGCGGAAAAACCAATGGATACTCCGGCTGAAAGCAAATGA
- a CDS encoding Maf family protein has translation MPPRRPKLILASRSPQRRQLLAAAGYEFEIVPPLDVDECGICSRKSPAELVARLALEKASDVAVQVGQGLILACDTVAECDGQVLGKPENESLARRMLEMLSGREHRVLSGVCLWKLPERDPLIRIAMTRLKMDHLSPADLAAYVESWQWEGKAGGFGYQDRLGWVKVLEGSESNVIGLPMELLGEMIEQIAKP, from the coding sequence ATGCCTCCACGCCGACCCAAACTGATCTTGGCAAGCCGATCGCCGCAACGGCGGCAGTTGCTCGCCGCGGCGGGTTATGAATTCGAGATCGTGCCGCCGCTGGATGTCGACGAATGCGGAATTTGTAGCCGAAAGAGCCCGGCTGAACTAGTCGCCCGGCTGGCATTGGAGAAAGCGTCGGACGTGGCGGTTCAAGTCGGCCAGGGACTGATTCTGGCCTGCGACACCGTCGCCGAATGTGATGGACAGGTGCTCGGCAAGCCGGAAAACGAATCGCTGGCGCGGCGGATGCTCGAAATGCTCAGCGGACGCGAGCACCGAGTACTGAGCGGCGTCTGCCTCTGGAAACTGCCGGAGCGCGATCCGCTGATCCGCATTGCCATGACGCGACTGAAAATGGACCATCTGTCCCCGGCCGATCTGGCCGCCTATGTCGAAAGCTGGCAATGGGAAGGCAAAGCCGGCGGATTCGGCTATCAAGATCGCCTGGGCTGGGTGAAGGTGCTCGAAGGCAGCGAGTCGAATGTGATCGGGCTGCCGATGGAGCTGCTCGGCGAAATGATAGAACAAATCGCCAAGCCCTGA
- a CDS encoding P-II family nitrogen regulator gives MKQIVAIVKPYLAERVLEGLKRAPLEACSVSEVKGYGRQKSYLDQYGDSEYSLAFLPKVEITLWVDDARAEEIVRRIVEIARTGRMGDGKIFMLPAMEA, from the coding sequence GTGAAACAAATCGTCGCCATCGTCAAGCCGTATCTGGCTGAGCGAGTGTTGGAGGGGCTCAAGCGGGCGCCGCTCGAGGCGTGCAGCGTCAGCGAAGTGAAAGGCTATGGCCGACAGAAAAGCTATCTCGACCAATATGGCGACAGCGAATATTCGCTCGCCTTCCTGCCCAAGGTGGAAATCACGCTCTGGGTCGACGATGCGCGGGCGGAAGAAATCGTCCGCCGCATCGTCGAAATCGCCCGCACCGGCCGCATGGGCGACGGCAAAATCTTCATGCTGCCGGCCATGGAAGCATAG